In Gemmatimonas sp., one genomic interval encodes:
- a CDS encoding ferredoxin family protein, with amino-acid sequence MPYVITEACISVKDKSCVDVCPVDCIYEGEDQLYIHPDECIDCGACEPECPVTAIFPEEDVPVQLKSFIGKNKDVFNGANPPGRPTR; translated from the coding sequence ATGCCCTACGTCATCACTGAAGCCTGCATCTCCGTCAAGGACAAGTCGTGCGTCGACGTGTGTCCCGTCGACTGCATCTACGAGGGTGAGGACCAGCTGTACATCCACCCCGACGAATGCATCGACTGCGGTGCCTGTGAGCCCGAGTGCCCGGTCACGGCCATCTTCCCCGAGGAAGACGTCCCGGTGCAGCTGAAGAGCTTCATCGGCAAGAACAAGGACGTCTTCAACGGCGCGAACCCGCCGGGGCGCCCCACGCGCTGA
- a CDS encoding helix-turn-helix domain-containing protein codes for MEDVVGALGGFRGVRADLLVALRKAQPLTAHELGEQFGLTANALRRHLKALEEDGLVRYERDVRGVGAPVFAYSLTTGGEALFPRSYVQVLATALEALRTHTGEQAVEAVLEAEWRRLADEAGPVLEALPLEERVPLVAELLTAKGYMAEVVSTSPERGVGAGTSEAPRVTLRIHNCAMREIAERFPQACAVEEKFVERLLGVPLVRQAHRLGGCGHCEYGVSGHPSTVKQEQA; via the coding sequence ATGGAGGACGTCGTTGGGGCGCTTGGGGGATTTCGCGGGGTTCGTGCCGATTTGCTGGTCGCGCTGCGCAAGGCGCAGCCGCTCACCGCGCACGAACTCGGCGAGCAGTTTGGCCTGACCGCCAACGCGCTGCGCCGGCACCTCAAGGCACTCGAGGAGGATGGGCTCGTGCGCTACGAGCGGGACGTGCGTGGCGTGGGGGCCCCGGTGTTCGCCTACTCCCTCACAACCGGCGGGGAAGCACTCTTTCCGCGGTCGTATGTCCAGGTGTTGGCCACGGCGCTCGAAGCGTTACGGACCCATACGGGCGAGCAGGCCGTTGAGGCGGTGTTGGAGGCCGAGTGGCGTCGGCTGGCGGATGAAGCCGGGCCGGTCCTCGAGGCGCTGCCCTTGGAAGAGCGGGTGCCGCTGGTGGCCGAGCTGTTGACGGCCAAAGGGTACATGGCGGAGGTCGTGTCGACCTCGCCGGAGCGCGGCGTGGGTGCGGGGACGAGCGAGGCACCGCGCGTCACGCTCCGCATCCACAACTGCGCGATGCGGGAAATCGCCGAACGGTTTCCGCAGGCGTGTGCAGTGGAAGAAAAGTTCGTGGAGCGACTGCTGGGTGTCCCGCTCGTGCGCCAGGCGCACCGGCTGGGCGGCTGCGGTCACTGTGAATATGGCGTGTCAGGTCACCCTTCGACGGTGAAACAGGAGCAGGCATGA
- a CDS encoding isoprenylcysteine carboxylmethyltransferase family protein yields MTTDAASPTVSAAERSTAARIGQVLFKNRGWLPVPFLAVPLLAPGNQTATTWTVGLLLVALGELIRTAGVAAAGTVTRRRSRDVQRLVTYGAFAWCRNPLYVGNFFAWMGFTVVSGVFWFLPVAIVIFAIEYTLIVRYEEGVLESIFGQEYLDYKARTPRWFGRPPAGSTEGPHDWKEAIWSERSTLLQYVAIIAAFWYKGRM; encoded by the coding sequence ATGACCACCGACGCCGCCTCGCCCACCGTTTCCGCCGCCGAACGTTCCACCGCTGCCCGCATCGGGCAGGTGCTGTTCAAGAACCGCGGCTGGCTGCCGGTGCCCTTTCTCGCGGTGCCCCTGCTCGCGCCAGGCAATCAGACGGCCACCACCTGGACGGTTGGCCTGCTGCTGGTGGCGCTCGGGGAGCTCATTCGCACCGCCGGCGTGGCGGCGGCGGGGACCGTCACGCGGCGTCGTTCGCGCGACGTGCAGCGGCTGGTCACGTACGGGGCGTTCGCGTGGTGCCGCAATCCCCTCTACGTGGGCAACTTCTTCGCGTGGATGGGCTTCACGGTCGTGAGCGGGGTGTTCTGGTTCCTGCCCGTCGCCATCGTGATCTTCGCGATCGAGTACACGCTCATCGTGCGCTACGAAGAGGGGGTACTGGAATCGATCTTCGGGCAGGAGTATCTGGACTACAAGGCGCGCACGCCGCGCTGGTTCGGACGTCCGCCGGCGGGGAGCACGGAAGGCCCGCACGACTGGAAGGAGGCCATCTGGAGCGAGCGGTCGACGCTGCTCCAGTATGTGGCGATCATCGCGGCGTTCTGGTACAAGGGTCGGATGTAG
- a CDS encoding M23 family metallopeptidase, translated as MSDDDLDALWQRQLMLPVEGAARHTIRDNFTAPRGNGRIHGALDLLAPRGTPVMAAADHIIGRLSEGPVGGIVIYAHDADERFVYYYAHLDRYRRGLAVGDRVAKGSVIGYVGTTGNASPTTPHLHFQVMKRGRGRAWWDGPPINPFSFFAFDGIRP; from the coding sequence GTGAGCGACGACGATCTCGACGCCCTCTGGCAGCGCCAGCTCATGCTCCCCGTCGAAGGGGCGGCGCGCCACACCATACGGGACAACTTCACCGCGCCTCGCGGCAACGGACGCATCCACGGGGCGCTCGACCTGCTCGCCCCGCGCGGAACCCCCGTCATGGCCGCCGCCGATCACATCATCGGGCGGCTTTCCGAAGGGCCCGTGGGGGGGATCGTGATCTATGCCCACGATGCCGACGAGCGCTTCGTGTACTACTACGCCCATCTCGACCGGTATCGCCGAGGGCTCGCTGTGGGCGATCGAGTCGCCAAGGGGTCCGTGATCGGCTACGTTGGAACGACGGGGAATGCGTCCCCCACGACCCCCCATCTGCACTTCCAGGTCATGAAGCGGGGGCGCGGGCGTGCCTGGTGGGATGGGCCCCCGATCAATCCGTTTTCGTTTTTCGCCTTCGACGGGATTCGTCCATGA
- a CDS encoding YhbY family RNA-binding protein — MSMTGKERAGLRSEAHHLDVLVHIGHAGITPALLQSLDDVLRTRELVKVQVAKGGELSAKEAANDAAQQMGAEVIQVIGRTFTLFRENPELKRGALPPWRK, encoded by the coding sequence ATGAGCATGACCGGCAAGGAGCGCGCAGGATTGCGCTCCGAAGCACACCACCTCGACGTGCTGGTGCACATCGGGCACGCGGGCATCACGCCGGCCCTGCTGCAGAGCCTCGACGATGTGCTGCGGACCCGCGAACTGGTGAAGGTGCAGGTGGCCAAGGGCGGCGAACTCTCCGCCAAGGAGGCCGCCAATGACGCCGCGCAACAGATGGGGGCCGAGGTCATCCAGGTCATCGGTCGCACCTTCACGCTCTTCCGGGAGAATCCGGAGCTCAAGCGCGGCGCGCTGCCCCCCTGGCGCAAGTAA
- a CDS encoding alpha/beta fold hydrolase — MIAQVPGFRIGYDDQGEGLPVVFLHGFPHDRTLWATQRVALAPQARCIVPDIRGFGHSSTHGPYSMDQYADDVVMLLDALRLERAVVCGLSMGGYIAMALWRRHPDRVCAFVFCDTKAGPDTEEGRARRDDLAALVKQGGTRVIADAQITGMVGPATRERRPEVVAALRAMMGRQSAAGVIGALQALRDRPDSRDTLRTIRVPTLVVVGEDDALTPIKEARAIAEALPSAARVRLEIIAGAGHVPCLERPAATTHALSDFLATLA; from the coding sequence ATGATCGCGCAGGTTCCGGGCTTCCGGATCGGGTACGACGATCAGGGGGAGGGACTCCCGGTCGTCTTCCTGCACGGGTTTCCGCACGATCGCACGCTGTGGGCCACGCAACGGGTAGCGCTGGCTCCGCAGGCGCGGTGCATCGTGCCGGACATTCGCGGCTTTGGCCACAGCAGCACCCACGGCCCGTACTCCATGGACCAGTATGCCGACGATGTCGTGATGCTGCTGGACGCGCTGCGGCTCGAGCGGGCGGTGGTGTGCGGCCTGTCCATGGGGGGGTACATCGCCATGGCGCTCTGGCGCCGGCACCCCGACCGGGTGTGCGCCTTCGTGTTCTGCGATACCAAGGCGGGGCCCGATACCGAGGAAGGACGGGCGCGCCGTGATGACCTGGCCGCGCTGGTCAAGCAGGGCGGAACCCGGGTCATAGCCGACGCGCAGATCACGGGCATGGTGGGGCCGGCGACGCGGGAACGGCGCCCGGAGGTCGTGGCGGCACTGCGGGCCATGATGGGGCGTCAGTCGGCGGCGGGGGTCATTGGGGCGCTCCAGGCGCTGCGCGACCGCCCCGATTCGCGGGACACCCTGCGGACGATCCGCGTGCCGACGTTGGTGGTGGTGGGCGAGGACGATGCGCTGACCCCCATCAAGGAGGCGCGCGCCATCGCCGAGGCATTACCTTCCGCCGCGCGGGTGCGGCTCGAAATCATTGCGGGCGCGGGACATGTCCCGTGCCTCGAGCGCCCTGCGGCCACCACGCACGCCCTTTCCGACTTTCTCGCCACTCTGGCATGA
- a CDS encoding Rieske 2Fe-2S domain-containing protein, producing the protein MASDDGVRTEPEAGVGGTWERVARAEEVPTDFPLAVTLTDGRRVCLVRVHHEVFAVEDRCPHRDFPLSGGDVAEGCLECPFHGARFDVRTGACVQGPSEGDAVVVYPVMQVNGVVLVGGANRRPETRSHDP; encoded by the coding sequence GTGGCGTCTGACGATGGCGTGCGCACGGAACCCGAGGCGGGCGTAGGCGGTACGTGGGAACGGGTGGCACGTGCGGAGGAGGTACCCACGGACTTCCCGCTCGCCGTGACGCTGACGGATGGGCGCCGGGTGTGCCTCGTGCGTGTGCACCACGAGGTGTTCGCCGTGGAAGACCGGTGTCCGCACCGCGATTTCCCGCTGTCCGGGGGTGATGTGGCCGAGGGGTGCCTCGAGTGTCCGTTTCACGGGGCCCGCTTCGATGTGCGTACCGGCGCCTGCGTGCAGGGGCCGTCGGAGGGGGATGCCGTGGTGGTGTACCCGGTGATGCAGGTGAACGGGGTGGTCCTGGTCGGGGGGGCGAACCGACGACCCGAAACGCGAAGTCACGACCCATAA
- the sufB gene encoding Fe-S cluster assembly protein SufB: MSSTIEQLVNREYQYGFSTDIETETLPPGLTEDTVRFISAKKQEPEWLLAWRLKAFRRWQTMAEPHWANVTYPAIDYQAASYWSAPKSVKPLASLDEVDPALLETYNKLGISLTEQKRLSGVAVDAVFDSVSVGTTYKEELAKHGVIFMSFGEAVREHPELVQKYLGSVVPYSDNFFAALNSAVFSDGSFCYIPKGVRCPMELSTYFRINAAETGQFERTLIVADEGAYVSYLEGCTAPKRDTNQLHAAVVEIVALDHATVKYSTVQNWYAGDEHGVGGIYNFVTKRGKAMTNAKISWTQVETGSAITWKYPSVILQGDNSVGEFYSVAVASKKQQADTGTKMIHIGRNTKSTIVSKGISAMQGQNSYRGKVQILPKAEGARNYTQCDSMLVGNACGAHTFPYVEVGNNSATLEHEASTSKIGEDQIFYLKARGLDAEQAVSMIVSGFCKEVFKELPMEFALEAQQLLGITLEGSVG, encoded by the coding sequence ATGAGTTCGACCATCGAGCAGCTGGTCAATCGCGAGTATCAGTACGGCTTCAGCACCGACATCGAAACGGAAACGCTGCCGCCGGGGCTGACCGAGGATACGGTGCGCTTCATCTCGGCCAAGAAGCAGGAACCGGAGTGGTTGCTCGCGTGGCGCCTCAAGGCGTTCCGCCGCTGGCAGACCATGGCGGAGCCGCACTGGGCGAACGTCACCTATCCGGCCATCGACTATCAGGCGGCGAGCTACTGGAGCGCGCCCAAGTCGGTGAAGCCGCTCGCCTCGCTCGACGAGGTCGACCCGGCGCTGCTCGAGACGTACAACAAGCTGGGGATCTCCCTCACCGAGCAGAAGCGCCTCTCCGGCGTGGCCGTGGACGCCGTGTTCGACTCGGTGTCGGTGGGCACCACGTACAAGGAAGAGCTCGCGAAGCACGGCGTGATCTTCATGAGCTTCGGCGAAGCAGTGCGCGAGCATCCGGAGCTGGTGCAGAAGTATCTGGGCTCCGTCGTGCCGTACAGCGACAACTTCTTTGCCGCGCTCAACAGCGCCGTTTTCTCCGACGGGTCGTTCTGCTACATCCCCAAGGGGGTGCGCTGCCCGATGGAGCTCAGCACGTATTTCCGCATCAACGCGGCGGAAACCGGGCAGTTCGAGCGCACACTCATCGTGGCCGACGAGGGGGCGTACGTGAGCTACCTGGAAGGGTGCACCGCGCCGAAGCGCGACACCAACCAGTTGCACGCGGCCGTCGTGGAAATCGTGGCGCTCGACCACGCCACCGTGAAGTACAGCACCGTGCAGAACTGGTACGCCGGTGACGAGCACGGCGTGGGCGGCATCTACAACTTCGTCACCAAGCGCGGCAAGGCGATGACGAACGCCAAGATCTCGTGGACGCAGGTGGAGACCGGCTCGGCGATCACCTGGAAGTATCCCAGCGTGATCCTGCAGGGCGACAACAGCGTGGGCGAGTTCTACTCGGTGGCCGTGGCCAGCAAAAAGCAGCAGGCCGACACGGGCACGAAGATGATCCACATCGGCCGCAACACGAAGAGCACCATCGTGTCGAAGGGGATCAGCGCCATGCAGGGGCAGAACAGCTACCGCGGCAAGGTGCAGATTCTCCCCAAGGCCGAGGGCGCGCGCAACTACACGCAGTGCGACTCGATGCTGGTGGGCAATGCCTGCGGCGCGCACACCTTCCCGTACGTCGAAGTGGGGAACAACAGCGCGACGCTCGAGCACGAAGCGTCCACGTCGAAGATCGGCGAGGACCAGATCTTCTACCTCAAGGCGCGCGGCCTCGACGCCGAGCAGGCGGTGAGCATGATCGTGAGCGGCTTCTGCAAGGAAGTGTTCAAGGAGCTGCCCATGGAGTTCGCGCTCGAGGCGCAGCAGCTGCTGGGGATCACGCTCGAGGGGTCGGTGGGGTGA
- the sufU gene encoding Fe-S cluster assembly sulfur transfer protein SufU — protein sequence MTDLQELYQSVILDHNRKPRNFGALPEANREADGKNPLCGDEVHVALVLQGDTITDVRFTGHGCAISKASASLMTAAVKGKTRAEAEALFERFHTLVLGKDADAGKDLGQLVVFSGVSRFPVRVKCASLAWHTLKAALESEASDPAAVSTE from the coding sequence ATGACCGACCTCCAGGAGCTGTACCAGTCCGTCATTCTCGACCACAACCGGAAGCCGCGCAATTTTGGCGCGCTTCCGGAGGCGAATCGGGAAGCCGACGGCAAGAACCCGCTGTGCGGGGACGAGGTGCACGTGGCGCTGGTGCTCCAAGGCGACACGATCACCGACGTGAGGTTCACCGGCCACGGGTGCGCCATTTCGAAGGCCTCGGCGTCACTCATGACGGCGGCCGTGAAGGGCAAGACCCGAGCCGAAGCCGAGGCGCTCTTCGAGCGCTTTCACACGCTCGTGCTGGGCAAGGACGCCGACGCCGGCAAGGATCTCGGGCAGCTGGTGGTATTCAGCGGCGTCTCGCGGTTCCCGGTACGCGTGAAGTGCGCGTCGCTGGCGTGGCACACGCTCAAGGCGGCGCTCGAAAGCGAAGCCTCGGACCCGGCCGCCGTCAGCACCGAGTAG
- the sufD gene encoding Fe-S cluster assembly protein SufD: MTTGLRFAEQAVEASVADAPGSIKALRAAGATAFQTLGFPTTRNEDWHYTSVSAIASAQYVPAMGRPAHTGAVTAASLAPFTFGADWPLVVFVNGRFAPSLSTLGALPAGIRVLDMATASAEQPELLGRVLGTAAPADRDGFTALNAAFAGEGTFIHVAKEMVIEHPIHLLHVMDEAGAGVMSHPRHVMVVERHAKASVVESYVSLADVPYFTNAVVEAFVEDGATLNVVRIQREARQAHHVGTVEARQGRDSHFITFTFQTGAALSRSNVYTVLGGEGCGCTINGLYMLDGEQHGDHQTRVEHVQENCFSREAYKGLIDDAAHGVFNGKVYVHPEAQKTDGKQTNHTLLLSEKAQIDTKPQLEIFADDVKCTHGATVGRMDETSLFYLKSRGVGKVLAKQLLMYAFAADVLETIEHPLIVEALEKLTVERFTGSSSH; this comes from the coding sequence GTGACCACGGGGCTGCGATTTGCCGAACAGGCGGTGGAAGCCTCGGTGGCTGACGCGCCCGGCTCCATCAAGGCGCTGCGTGCCGCGGGAGCGACAGCCTTCCAGACGCTCGGCTTTCCCACCACGCGCAATGAGGACTGGCACTACACCAGCGTCTCGGCCATCGCGTCGGCGCAGTATGTGCCGGCCATGGGCCGTCCGGCGCACACCGGTGCGGTCACGGCGGCATCACTGGCGCCGTTCACCTTCGGCGCCGACTGGCCGCTGGTGGTGTTCGTGAACGGGCGGTTCGCGCCATCGCTCTCCACGCTGGGGGCGCTGCCGGCCGGCATTCGCGTGCTGGACATGGCCACGGCGTCGGCCGAGCAGCCCGAGCTGCTCGGGCGCGTGCTCGGCACCGCGGCGCCGGCCGACCGTGACGGCTTCACCGCGCTCAACGCGGCCTTCGCCGGCGAGGGCACGTTCATCCACGTGGCCAAGGAGATGGTGATCGAGCATCCCATCCACCTGCTGCACGTGATGGACGAGGCGGGCGCCGGTGTCATGAGCCACCCGCGGCACGTCATGGTGGTGGAACGCCACGCCAAGGCGAGCGTGGTGGAAAGCTACGTGAGCCTCGCCGACGTGCCGTACTTCACCAATGCGGTCGTGGAGGCCTTTGTGGAAGACGGGGCCACGCTCAACGTGGTGCGCATCCAGCGCGAGGCCCGCCAGGCCCACCATGTGGGCACCGTGGAAGCGCGCCAGGGGCGGGACAGCCACTTCATCACGTTCACCTTCCAGACCGGCGCCGCGCTGTCGCGCAGCAACGTGTACACGGTGCTGGGCGGCGAGGGGTGCGGCTGCACCATCAACGGGCTGTACATGCTCGACGGGGAGCAGCACGGTGACCACCAGACGCGCGTGGAGCACGTGCAGGAGAATTGCTTCAGCCGCGAGGCGTACAAGGGGCTCATCGACGACGCCGCGCACGGCGTCTTCAACGGCAAGGTGTACGTGCACCCCGAGGCGCAGAAGACCGACGGCAAGCAGACCAACCACACGCTGCTGCTCTCCGAGAAGGCTCAAATCGACACCAAGCCGCAGCTCGAGATCTTCGCCGACGACGTGAAGTGCACGCACGGCGCCACAGTGGGGCGCATGGACGAAACGTCGCTCTTCTATCTCAAGAGCCGCGGTGTGGGCAAGGTGCTGGCCAAGCAGTTGCTCATGTACGCCTTTGCGGCGGACGTGCTCGAGACCATCGAGCATCCGCTCATCGTGGAAGCGCTCGAGAAGCTGACTGTGGAGCGGTTCACGGGGAGTTCGAGTCACTGA
- the sufC gene encoding Fe-S cluster assembly ATPase SufC, with translation MLQITDLHASIDGKPILKGISLTVNAGEVHAVMGPNGSGKSTLAQVLAGHPAYEITGGEVLYQGENLLEMDAEVRAQHGVFLAFQYPVEIPGVSNAYFLRAAYNEIRKAKGLEEVDPMEFLDLVEEKLKLVDMDASMLNRSVNQGFSGGEKKRNEILQMAVLQPTLSILDETDSGLDIDALRIVAEGVNALKRPDNASIVVTHYQRLLNYIVPDYVHVLAGGRIIKSGDKSLALELEARGYDWVLETVA, from the coding sequence ATGCTGCAGATCACCGACCTCCACGCCTCCATCGACGGCAAGCCCATTCTCAAGGGCATCTCCCTCACCGTGAACGCCGGCGAAGTGCACGCCGTCATGGGCCCCAACGGGTCGGGCAAGAGCACGCTCGCCCAGGTGCTCGCGGGGCATCCCGCCTACGAGATCACCGGCGGCGAGGTGCTCTACCAGGGAGAGAACCTCCTCGAGATGGACGCCGAGGTGCGCGCCCAGCATGGGGTGTTCCTCGCCTTCCAGTACCCGGTGGAAATCCCGGGCGTGAGCAACGCGTACTTCCTGCGTGCGGCCTACAACGAGATCCGCAAGGCGAAGGGGCTCGAGGAAGTGGATCCCATGGAGTTCCTCGACCTGGTCGAGGAGAAGCTCAAGCTGGTGGACATGGATGCGTCCATGCTCAACCGCTCGGTGAACCAGGGCTTTTCGGGCGGCGAGAAGAAGCGAAACGAGATCCTGCAGATGGCAGTCCTGCAGCCCACGCTCAGCATCCTCGACGAGACCGACTCCGGGCTCGACATCGATGCGCTGCGTATCGTGGCGGAGGGCGTGAACGCGCTCAAGCGCCCCGACAACGCGAGCATCGTGGTGACACACTACCAGCGCCTGCTCAACTACATCGTGCCCGACTACGTGCACGTGCTGGCCGGGGGCCGCATCATCAAGAGCGGCGACAAGTCGCTGGCCCTGGAACTCGAAGCCCGCGGGTACGACTGGGTGCTGGAGACGGTGGCGTGA
- a CDS encoding AI-2E family transporter, whose product MTNNDETLLPDPLPPERRGWRTADLTRAALTVLAVWFGLQLLWSVRSLAILVFLATLFGVAVARGVDYLERFRLRRGIASALIVLGTLGAIGGVLALTAPTLVEQGRQLQQEFPAAVTKVQTWIDSKRGGLLGSLISTAAGTGTGTGTTVDSLAVVAPPGGAPMVGVAGPAGATTGGSVAPTTGAGAPAAANASGPAATESPTDAIKRRLSDGLGSVSKYLFSFVSNTLAAITAFVLLIFLAMYIGAEPDVYRGWMLAMVPATSRAQTRVVLAEISKVLRKWLVTQLVAMAVIGTVSYVVLLLLGVKAAFALGFIAGLLEFIPTVGPLLSAIPAVLMGFVDSPEKALAVAIAYWGIQFVENNLLIPFLMRGEMDLPPAITIVAQTLMTLVFGFLGLMVAVPLTAAVLVPLRMMAERENAREKLLVRSSKARQDLMRAEIKPEVVMGEADRGPMVEAGDAPRAPVSPP is encoded by the coding sequence ATGACCAACAACGACGAGACGCTGCTTCCCGACCCGCTCCCCCCCGAGCGGCGTGGCTGGCGCACCGCCGACCTCACGCGCGCGGCGCTGACGGTGCTGGCGGTGTGGTTCGGCCTGCAACTGCTCTGGTCGGTACGCTCGCTGGCCATTCTCGTCTTCCTGGCGACGCTCTTCGGTGTGGCCGTGGCCCGCGGGGTCGATTACCTCGAGCGGTTCCGCCTTCGCCGCGGCATCGCGTCGGCGCTCATCGTGCTGGGGACGCTGGGGGCGATTGGCGGGGTGCTGGCCTTGACGGCCCCCACGCTGGTGGAACAGGGGCGGCAGCTGCAGCAGGAGTTTCCGGCGGCCGTGACCAAGGTGCAGACGTGGATCGACAGCAAGCGCGGCGGCCTGCTGGGGTCGCTCATTTCCACCGCCGCCGGCACCGGCACTGGCACCGGCACGACGGTGGACTCGCTGGCCGTGGTGGCGCCCCCCGGCGGGGCTCCTATGGTCGGGGTGGCGGGGCCGGCCGGTGCCACCACCGGGGGGAGCGTCGCGCCCACGACAGGCGCCGGCGCCCCGGCTGCGGCCAACGCGTCCGGCCCGGCGGCGACCGAGTCGCCCACGGACGCGATCAAGCGCCGCCTCAGCGACGGATTGGGGAGTGTCAGCAAGTACCTCTTCTCGTTCGTGTCGAACACGCTGGCGGCCATCACCGCCTTCGTGCTGCTGATCTTCCTGGCCATGTACATCGGCGCCGAGCCGGACGTGTACCGCGGGTGGATGCTGGCGATGGTGCCGGCCACGTCTCGCGCGCAGACGCGCGTCGTGCTGGCCGAGATCTCGAAGGTGCTGCGCAAGTGGCTGGTCACGCAGTTGGTGGCCATGGCCGTGATCGGCACGGTGTCGTATGTGGTGCTGCTGCTGCTTGGCGTGAAGGCGGCCTTTGCCCTTGGCTTCATCGCGGGGCTGCTCGAGTTCATCCCCACAGTGGGGCCGCTGCTCAGCGCCATCCCGGCGGTACTCATGGGCTTCGTCGACTCGCCGGAGAAGGCGCTGGCGGTGGCCATCGCCTACTGGGGGATTCAATTCGTCGAGAACAACCTGCTCATCCCTTTCCTCATGCGTGGGGAGATGGACCTCCCGCCGGCGATCACCATCGTGGCCCAGACGCTCATGACGCTGGTATTCGGCTTCCTTGGCCTCATGGTGGCCGTGCCGCTCACCGCGGCGGTGCTCGTGCCGCTCCGGATGATGGCGGAGCGGGAGAACGCGCGGGAGAAGCTGCTGGTGCGCAGCAGCAAGGCTCGGCAGGATCTGATGCGGGCGGAGATCAAACCGGAGGTCGTGATGGGAGAGGCCGACCGTGGACCCATGGTGGAAGCCGGCGACGCGCCCCGCGCACCGGTGTCTCCGCCATGA
- a CDS encoding cysteine desulfurase, translating into MLSSLAPRSEFPLLAANPGLHYLDSAATSQKPAVVLDAIRDFYETANANPHRGAYALSARATDLYHEARATVARFAGVADADTVIFTRGTTEAMNLVASSWGRANVQAGDEIVITALEHHANFVPWQQLALATGATLRIVELRDDQTIDLDQLRALVNTRTKLVAITHVSNAVGAITPLEDVVHLVRARSAAVIVVDGAQAVPHLPVAFDALDIDFYAFSGHKLLGPMGIGCLIGRRALLEKMPPYQYGGDMIEWVRDTDSTWNVIPHKFEAGTPSAADAVALAAAIRYLEQLGMANVRAHEVALLERAEAAVRALPGVTVYGPPPAQRSGVLSFSLADVHPHDLATILDQHGVCIRAGHHCAQPLMRRLGVSATARASFYVYSDEADVNALVGALTAAQQLFATVE; encoded by the coding sequence ATGCTCTCCTCGCTCGCTCCTCGTTCCGAGTTTCCGCTGCTGGCCGCCAACCCCGGCCTGCACTACCTCGACTCCGCGGCCACGTCGCAGAAGCCGGCGGTGGTCCTGGACGCCATTCGCGACTTCTACGAGACGGCAAACGCCAACCCGCACCGTGGGGCGTACGCGCTGAGCGCGCGCGCCACCGACCTGTACCATGAGGCACGGGCCACGGTCGCGCGCTTCGCCGGCGTGGCGGATGCCGACACGGTGATCTTCACGCGCGGCACCACCGAGGCGATGAACCTCGTGGCCTCCAGCTGGGGACGCGCGAACGTGCAGGCCGGTGACGAGATCGTGATCACGGCGCTCGAGCACCATGCGAACTTCGTTCCGTGGCAGCAGCTCGCGCTGGCGACCGGGGCCACGCTGCGCATCGTGGAGTTGCGCGACGATCAGACCATCGACCTCGACCAGCTGCGCGCGCTCGTGAATACGCGCACCAAGCTGGTGGCGATCACGCACGTCTCGAATGCCGTGGGGGCGATCACGCCGCTCGAGGATGTGGTCCATCTCGTGCGCGCCCGGTCGGCCGCCGTCATCGTGGTGGACGGGGCCCAGGCCGTGCCGCATCTGCCGGTGGCGTTCGATGCCCTCGACATCGACTTCTACGCCTTCAGCGGCCACAAGCTGCTGGGGCCCATGGGCATCGGCTGCCTCATCGGGCGGCGCGCGCTGCTGGAGAAGATGCCGCCGTACCAGTATGGCGGCGACATGATCGAGTGGGTGCGCGACACCGACAGCACCTGGAACGTCATTCCGCACAAGTTCGAGGCGGGAACCCCCAGCGCCGCCGATGCGGTGGCACTGGCGGCCGCCATCCGCTACCTCGAACAGCTGGGCATGGCGAACGTGCGGGCACATGAGGTGGCGTTGCTGGAGCGGGCGGAGGCCGCGGTGCGCGCGCTCCCCGGGGTCACCGTCTACGGGCCACCGCCCGCGCAGCGCAGCGGCGTCCTGAGCTTCTCACTCGCCGACGTGCATCCGCATGACCTGGCCACCATTCTCGATCAGCACGGCGTGTGCATTCGCGCCGGGCACCACTGCGCGCAGCCGCTCATGAGGCGGCTTGGCGTGAGTGCCACCGCCCGCGCCAGCTTCTACGTGTACAGCGACGAAGCCGACGTGAATGCCCTGGTGGGTGCGCTCACCGCCGCGCAGCAGCTGTTCGCCACCGTCGAATGA